Proteins co-encoded in one Capnocytophaga ochracea DSM 7271 genomic window:
- a CDS encoding Dps family protein, with translation MSLNTLGLDKAKVEKEIGLLNVLLANYQTYYQNLRGVHWNVKGKRFFELHVKFEELYNTAQEQVDEIAERILTLGGVPFHTLESYVKHTSVPVGENIFDDDKTVRLIINTISTLLPLERELLNFSDEIGDEGTNSLMSDFISGQEKTVWMLKAYLNEVI, from the coding sequence ATGAGTTTAAATACCTTAGGGCTTGATAAAGCCAAAGTAGAAAAAGAAATCGGCTTGCTAAATGTACTGCTTGCCAATTATCAAACGTATTATCAAAACTTGCGCGGTGTACACTGGAACGTAAAAGGAAAACGCTTCTTTGAACTACACGTGAAGTTCGAAGAACTTTATAATACCGCACAAGAACAAGTCGACGAAATAGCTGAGCGTATTCTTACCCTTGGTGGCGTGCCTTTTCACACTCTCGAAAGCTATGTAAAGCACACTTCTGTTCCCGTAGGCGAAAACATTTTCGACGATGATAAAACCGTACGCCTGATAATCAATACCATTAGCACTTTATTACCTTTGGAAAGAGAACTTTTGAACTTCTCTGACGAAATAGGTGATGAAGGTACTAATTCTTTAATGAGTGACTTTATATCCGGACAAGAGAAAACCGTTTGGATGCTCAAAGCCTACCTCAATGAAGTAATTTAA